One stretch of Deinococcus taeanensis DNA includes these proteins:
- a CDS encoding heavy metal translocating P-type ATPase, with protein sequence MTSVTRPEAGVDPGALTYRVDGMDCASCVLKVERMVGALPGTAAVTASFTRQTLTLHLDERRTPRTLLETNLRALGYAPSLLSPAAQPATQPAQAGPDLTGHSRRRAPASLAWSRTTQGRLVITSGVLLAAAWLLGFAEPRFATAGYVAAALLGVWPLARKALASARLGDPFSINMLVSLAAIGAVAIGEAPEGAVVVFFFAVGELLEGVAAGRARAGIQALTALTPNTALLVGAAGLQEVPAAELQVGQTVQVNPGGRVPADGTIVSGTSSLDDSPVTGESVPVTKSPGDHVYAGSINASGVLRVQVNAAAADNTIARIIQLVEEAEGNKAPTARFIDRFSRSYTPGVVLVAALVALLPPLLGGAWHDWLYKGISLLLIGCPCALVLSVPASITSALSAGTRRGLLVKGGGALETIGRVRTVAFDKTGTLTAGQPQVTDIIGLNLPTQDVLRLAAAVETGSSHPLARAITARAAQAGLTLPHVMDAQAIPGRAVTATAEGRALSVASPRHAASLAPLSAALQARLTRLEEQGRTAVLLLDGAQPLGILALRDEPRADARSAIAELRALGVRTVMLTGDNARTGQAIARDLGLEVQADLLPGDKLRVIDGYKTQGGVAMVGDGINDAPALAHSDVGIAMGGGTDVALETADAALLHERVTGVADLVRLSRATMRNIRINLAFALGLKAIFLVTTLLGHTNLWMAVLADTGATALVTANALRLLRWAPHRSAPVPASPAPHPA encoded by the coding sequence ATGACTTCCGTCACCCGCCCCGAGGCTGGCGTTGACCCCGGCGCCCTGACGTACCGCGTGGACGGAATGGACTGCGCCAGCTGCGTGCTGAAGGTCGAGCGGATGGTCGGTGCCCTTCCCGGCACCGCAGCCGTCACCGCCAGCTTTACAAGGCAGACCCTCACCCTGCACCTTGATGAGCGGCGCACCCCCCGCACGCTGCTGGAAACCAACCTCAGAGCCCTCGGCTACGCCCCTTCACTGCTCAGCCCGGCCGCCCAGCCCGCCACCCAGCCTGCCCAGGCGGGGCCTGACCTCACCGGTCACAGCCGCCGCCGCGCGCCGGCCAGCCTGGCGTGGTCCCGCACCACGCAGGGCCGGCTCGTGATCACCTCCGGCGTCCTCCTGGCTGCCGCGTGGCTCCTCGGCTTCGCCGAACCCCGCTTCGCCACGGCCGGCTACGTCGCCGCGGCGCTGCTCGGCGTGTGGCCCCTGGCGCGGAAAGCGCTCGCCAGCGCGCGCCTCGGTGATCCGTTCAGCATCAACATGCTCGTCAGCCTCGCCGCGATCGGCGCCGTCGCCATCGGCGAAGCCCCGGAAGGCGCGGTGGTGGTGTTCTTCTTCGCAGTCGGGGAACTGCTCGAGGGTGTCGCCGCCGGGCGTGCCCGGGCAGGGATTCAGGCGCTCACCGCTCTCACCCCGAACACTGCGCTGCTCGTCGGCGCGGCCGGCCTGCAAGAGGTGCCCGCCGCAGAGCTGCAGGTGGGGCAGACCGTGCAGGTCAACCCCGGCGGCCGCGTTCCGGCCGACGGCACCATCGTGAGCGGCACCTCCAGTCTCGACGACAGCCCCGTCACCGGCGAAAGCGTGCCGGTCACCAAAAGTCCCGGCGACCACGTGTACGCCGGCAGCATCAACGCCAGCGGCGTGCTCCGGGTGCAGGTGAACGCCGCGGCCGCCGACAACACCATCGCCCGGATCATTCAGCTGGTCGAGGAAGCTGAGGGCAACAAGGCGCCCACCGCGCGCTTCATCGACCGGTTCAGCCGGTCCTACACGCCGGGCGTCGTGCTCGTCGCCGCGCTCGTCGCGCTGCTTCCGCCGCTGCTGGGCGGGGCGTGGCACGACTGGCTGTACAAGGGAATCAGCCTGCTGCTGATCGGCTGCCCCTGCGCGCTGGTGCTCAGCGTCCCCGCGTCCATCACCAGCGCCCTCAGCGCCGGCACCCGCCGCGGCCTGCTCGTCAAAGGCGGCGGCGCCCTGGAGACCATCGGCCGCGTCCGCACCGTCGCGTTCGACAAGACCGGCACCCTCACCGCCGGGCAGCCCCAGGTGACCGACATCATCGGCCTGAACCTCCCTACGCAGGACGTCCTGCGCCTGGCCGCCGCCGTCGAGACCGGCAGCAGCCACCCTCTGGCGCGCGCCATCACCGCCAGGGCCGCACAGGCGGGCCTCACCCTGCCCCATGTGATGGACGCGCAGGCGATTCCCGGCCGGGCCGTCACCGCGACCGCCGAAGGCCGCGCCCTGAGCGTGGCCTCGCCCCGCCACGCCGCCAGCCTCGCGCCGCTGAGCGCCGCCCTGCAGGCCCGCCTCACCCGCCTGGAAGAACAGGGGCGCACCGCGGTGCTGCTGCTGGACGGCGCCCAGCCTCTCGGCATTCTTGCCCTCCGCGACGAACCGCGCGCTGACGCCCGCAGCGCCATCGCGGAACTCCGCGCGCTGGGCGTGCGGACCGTCATGCTGACCGGCGACAACGCCCGCACCGGGCAGGCCATCGCCCGCGACCTGGGCCTGGAGGTGCAGGCCGACCTGCTGCCCGGAGACAAGCTCCGCGTGATCGACGGGTACAAAACGCAGGGCGGCGTGGCGATGGTCGGTGACGGCATCAACGACGCGCCCGCCCTGGCGCACAGTGACGTCGGCATCGCCATGGGCGGCGGCACCGACGTGGCCCTCGAAACGGCCGACGCCGCCCTGCTGCACGAACGCGTAACCGGCGTGGCGGACCTCGTGCGTCTCTCGCGCGCCACCATGCGCAACATCAGGATCAATCTTGCGTTCGCCCTGGGCCTGAAGGCCATCTTCCTCGTGACTACCCTGCTGGGCCACACCAATCTCTGGATGGCGGTCCTGGCCGACACCGGCGCCACGGCGCTGGTCACGGCCAACGCCCTGCGCCTGCTCCGCTGGGCCCCTCACCGTTCCGCGCCTGTTCCGGCCAGCCCTGCGCCCCACCCCGCCTGA
- a CDS encoding ArsR/SmtB family transcription factor — protein sequence MKAATQDDVCDVNCLHPEAVDLARTHQPDHACIEQAAAFLKLMADPTRIRILSALQATELCVCDLAAVVGISESAVSHQLRLLRTGRIVTYRKEGRVAYYRLLDHHVTTTLGNALDHARE from the coding sequence GTGAAAGCCGCCACTCAGGATGACGTGTGTGACGTGAACTGCCTGCACCCGGAGGCCGTCGACCTGGCCCGCACGCACCAACCTGACCACGCCTGCATCGAGCAGGCGGCCGCGTTCCTGAAACTGATGGCGGACCCCACCCGCATCCGGATCCTCAGCGCCCTGCAGGCCACCGAGCTGTGCGTCTGTGACCTCGCCGCCGTGGTGGGCATCAGCGAAAGCGCCGTCAGCCATCAGCTGCGTCTGCTGCGTACCGGACGCATCGTGACGTACCGCAAAGAAGGCCGGGTGGCGTACTACCGCCTGCTCGACCATCACGTCACCACGACCCTCGGCAACGCCCTGGACCACGCCCGCGAGTAA
- a CDS encoding response regulator transcription factor yields MKADRHSENRQRTILVIEDDPDIARLVQLDMEDAGFRVVTAVDGAAGLQALEQHATDLVILDLGLPDVDGETVARQVRRTSSVPIVVLTALDGVERKIELLCAGVDAYVTKPFDPADLTDRVHVALAAPQHAPLTVGRLRLLPDTRRCVSGDQDVPLSSPEFDLLWLLAQRPGYLHSRDELQRSLWREQGSAGDPVDGHLRMLKRKLGEAGAGAAMRVVRDVGVTLLAVP; encoded by the coding sequence GTGAAGGCAGACAGGCACAGTGAAAACAGGCAGCGCACCATCCTGGTGATCGAGGATGACCCGGACATCGCCCGGCTCGTCCAGTTGGATATGGAAGACGCCGGCTTCCGCGTGGTGACAGCGGTGGACGGCGCGGCGGGCCTGCAGGCCCTGGAGCAGCACGCCACGGACCTGGTGATTCTCGACCTGGGCCTGCCGGACGTGGACGGTGAAACCGTGGCCCGTCAGGTGCGCCGCACCAGCAGCGTTCCGATTGTGGTGCTCACGGCCCTGGACGGCGTGGAGCGGAAAATCGAACTGCTGTGCGCCGGTGTGGACGCCTACGTCACCAAGCCGTTCGACCCTGCCGATCTCACGGACCGCGTTCACGTGGCCCTCGCGGCGCCGCAGCACGCGCCCCTGACCGTCGGACGGCTGAGGCTGTTGCCGGACACGCGGCGGTGCGTGTCCGGCGACCAGGACGTCCCGCTGTCCAGCCCTGAATTTGACCTGCTGTGGCTGCTCGCGCAGCGGCCCGGCTACCTGCACAGCCGCGACGAGCTGCAGCGCAGCCTGTGGCGTGAGCAGGGCTCCGCCGGTGATCCCGTGGACGGGCACCTCCGGATGCTGAAACGCAAGCTGGGCGAAGCCGGAGCAGGCGCCGCCATGCGCGTCGTGCGGGACGTGGGTGTCACCCTGCTCGCGGTGCCCTGA
- a CDS encoding HU family DNA-binding protein — translation MTKKTTKAPAAKAAGKTSTKAAAKAPAKAAAAAQPAAPTKVAKTQMVDQVAEKTGLTKKQSEEAVSAMLEAIVGAIKGGQSVGLPGLGTLSVRETAARTGVRPGTSEKIQIPAGKKVAFKVATTLKGSL, via the coding sequence ATGACCAAAAAGACGACGAAAGCGCCCGCTGCCAAAGCTGCCGGGAAAACCTCCACGAAAGCGGCGGCCAAAGCCCCCGCCAAAGCCGCGGCCGCGGCGCAGCCCGCTGCCCCCACCAAGGTCGCCAAGACCCAGATGGTCGACCAGGTGGCAGAGAAGACCGGCCTGACCAAGAAGCAGAGCGAAGAAGCCGTGAGCGCCATGCTGGAAGCCATCGTGGGCGCCATCAAGGGCGGCCAGAGCGTCGGCCTCCCCGGCCTGGGGACCCTGAGCGTCCGTGAAACGGCCGCGCGCACCGGCGTGCGTCCCGGCACCAGCGAGAAAATCCAGATTCCCGCCGGCAAGAAGGTCGCCTTCAAGGTCGCCACGACCCTCAAGGGCAGCCTCTAA